Proteins from a single region of Chanodichthys erythropterus isolate Z2021 chromosome 13, ASM2448905v1, whole genome shotgun sequence:
- the slc8a2a gene encoding sodium/calcium exchanger 2a isoform X1, which translates to MASHTLTHIVLHMHRKLFFSPYPVMAPPLLLHLFLLLLFSPQVCLGGSARGNSSSSTDAPKKPCSDKVTCQPGILLPVWLPHDPPLAMQAIRAVIYFTCLLYMFLGVSIIADRFMAAIEVITSQEKEVTVTGANGEKTVMTVRIWNETVSNLTLMALGSSAPEILLSVIEVCGHGFESGELGPGTIVGSAAFNMFVIIGVCVWVIPDGEVRKIKHLRVFFITASWSIFAYIWLYLILAVISPGIVEVWEALVTLFFFPVCVLMAWIADRRLLFYKYLHKRYRADKRHGIIVEMEGELAPRGIDAIMGEKYQNNTTSINIEKTKEPEQEREEVIRMLKELREKHPDKDLDQLIEMANYASMQKQHKSRAFYRVQATRMMIGAGNVLKKHAAAEQAKRVTGDSTENDLATCSQIAFEQAQYQCSENCGNVSLWVCLQGGTGTRTFHVDYRTENGSASSGADYEYCEGTIVFQPGETRKEIKVGIIDDDVFEEDEHFFVRLSNLREGEDGTNTDGARLVEPLVTTVTILDDDHAGVFAFGQRELCVGECSGVVEVPVNRTSGMRGTVTIPYHTEDGSARQGVDYEHTQGELEFTNEQTSKTLQVRIINMQEYEKRENFYIVLEEPKWLKRGISGLYLLLNQATPGPEVEDARRIAEKGKPILGEHSRLEVIIEESMAFKNTVDRLLKDTNLAEVIGTHSWREQFIEAITVSAGEGDEEGGEPQQPSCCDYFMHVVTVFWKILFAFVPPTEYCNGWACFVVSIVVIGMLTAVIGDLASHFGCTVGLRDTVTAVVFVALGTSIPDTFASKVAAQQDQYADASVGNVTGSNAVNVFLGIGVAWSISAIYWEVKGQVFYVDPGSLAFSVTLFTIFAFINMGVLMLRRRPSVGGELGGPKTLKVLTSMLFLGLWFLYIMFSSLEAYCHITGF; encoded by the exons ATggcctcacacacactcactcacattgTTCTTCACATGCAT AGGAAGCTTTTCTTTTCGCCATATCCTGTCATGGCTCCTCCTCTACTCCTCCACcttttcctccttctcctcttcTCTCCACAGGTGTGTTTGGGCGGCAGTGCTCGAGGGAACAGCAGCAGTAGTACAGATGCCCCCAAGAAACCTTGTTCTGATAAAGTCACATGTCAACCAGGGATTCTACTTCCTGTGTGGCTTCCACATGATCCCCCACTGGCAATGCAGGCAATAAGAGCAGTGATCTATTTCACATGTCTTCTCTACATGTTCCTGGGTGTGTCTATCATTGCTGACCGTTTCATGGCTGCCATCGAGGTCATCACTTCACAG GAGAAGGAGGTGACTGTGACAGGTGCAAATGGAGAGAAGACAGTAATGACAGTAAGAATCTGGAATGAAACTGTCTCCAACCTCACACTCATGGCTTTGGGTTCATCAGCCCCTGAGATCCTACTGTCTGTAATAGAG GTGTGTGGACATGGTTTTGAGTCCGGAGAACTGGGTCCTGGCACTATAGTGGGCAGTGCTGCATTTAACATGTTCGTGATAatcggagtgtgtgtgtgggtgatACCTGATGGAGAGGTGAGGAAGATTAAACACCTCAGAGTCTTCTTCATTACTGCATCCTGGAGCATCTTCGCCTACATCTGGCTCTACCTCATCCTGGCAGTCATAAGCCCTGGCATTgtagag gtctgGGAGGCTCTGGTCACTCTGTTCTTCTTCCCTGTGTGTGTCTTAATGGCGTGGATCGCTGACCGGCGCCTGCTCTTTTACAAGTACTTGCACAAACGTTACCGTGCTGATAAACGTCATGGTATCATTGTGGAGATGGAGGGTGAGCTAGCACCCAGAGGCATTGATGCCATCATGggtgaaaaatatcaaaacaacaCCACCAGCATTAATATTGAGAAAACCAAAGAACCCGAACAGGAGAGAGAGGAG GTGATCCGTATGCTGAAGGAACTAAGAGAGAAGCATCCGGACAAAGACCTGGATCAGCTGATTGAAATGGCAAACTATGCCTCCATGCAGAAACAGCATAAGAGCCGGGCATTTTACCGTGTGCAGGCAACACGCATGATGATCGGGGCTGGGAACGTACTGAAGAAACATGCCGCAGCTGAACAGGCAAAGAGAGTCACTGGAGATTCGACTGAGAATGACCTGGCCACCTGTTCTCAGATCGCTTTTGAGCAGGCCCAGTATCAGTGCAGTGAGAACTGTGGGAATGTGAGTCTATGGGTCTGTTTACAGGGGGGAACTGGAACCAGAACCTTCCACGTCGATTACAGGACAGAGAATGGGTCAGCTAGTTCTGGGGCAGATTATGAGTACTGTGAGGGAACGATCGTATTTCAGCCTGGAGAGACACGCAAGGAAATAAAG GTGGGCATTATTGATGATGATGTGTTCGAAGAAGACGAACACTTCTTTGTGCGTCTCTCAAACCTGCGAGAGGGAGAGGATGGGACCAACACTGATGGGGCACGACTGGTTGAACCCCTCGTAACCACGGTAACCATTCTGGACGATGACCATGCAGGAGTCTTCGCATTTGGTCAGCGGGAGCTCTGCGTGGGTGAATGTTCAGGTGTGGTTGAGGTGCCTGTGAACCGGACATCCGGTATGCGTGGGACCGTAACGATTCCGTATCACACAGAGGACGGTTCTGCTAGACAGGGTGTTGACTATGAGCACACACAAGGAGAGCTGGAGTTTACCAATGAGCAGACTAG TAAGACACTACAGGTGCGCATCATTAACATGCAGGAATATGAGAAGCGAGAAAATTTCTACATTGTACTTGAAGAACCCAAATGGCTCAAGAGAGGCATCTCAGGTCTGT ATTTGCTGTTGAATCAGG CCACTCCTGGTCCAGAAGTGGAGGATGCCAGACGTATAGCAGAGAAGGGGAAGCCCATTCTGGGAGAACACAGCAGGCTAGAGGTCATTATAGAGGAGAGCATGGCCTTTAAG AATACAGTAGACCGTCTTTTGAAGGATACCAATCTTGCTGAAGTAATTGGCACACACTCCTGGAGGGAACAGTTCATTGAGGCTATAACAGTCAGTGCAG gaGAAGGTGATGAGGAAGGAGGGGAGCCTCAGCAGCCTTCGTGCTGTGATTATTTCATGCATGTGGTTACAGTGTTCTGGAAGATTCTGTTTGCGTTCGTTCCACCTACAGAGTACTGTAATGGCTGGGCCTGCTTCGTTGTGTCCATTGTGGTCATTGGGATGCTAACTGCTGTCATCGGAGATTTGGCGTCTCATTTCGGCTGCACAGTGGGCCTCCGTGACACTGTCACTGCTGTAGTGTTTGTTGCATTAGGAACATCCATACCAG ATACATTTGCAAGCAAGGTCGCTGCTCAACAGGATCAGTATGCAGATGCTTCAGTTGGAAATGTAACCGGTAGCAACGCCGTTAATGTTTTCCTTGGGATTGGCGTGGCTTGGTCCATTTCAGCCATTTACTGGGAGGTCAAAGGTCAGGTGTTTTATGTAGACCCTGGCTCACTTGCATTCTCTGTTACACTCTTCACCATCTTCGCCTTCATTAACATGGGTGTGCTGATGCTACGGCGGCGGCCATCAGTGGGTGGAGAGCTGGGTGGCCCCAAAACGCTAAAGGTTCTGACTTCAATGTTGTTCCTCGGTTTGTGGTTTCTCTACATCATGTTCTCCAGCCTAGAGGCCTACTGTCACATCACTGGCTTCTGA
- the slc8a2a gene encoding sodium/calcium exchanger 2a isoform X4, whose product MAPPLLLHLFLLLLFSPQVCLGGSARGNSSSSTDAPKKPCSDKVTCQPGILLPVWLPHDPPLAMQAIRAVIYFTCLLYMFLGVSIIADRFMAAIEVITSQEKEVTVTGANGEKTVMTVRIWNETVSNLTLMALGSSAPEILLSVIEVCGHGFESGELGPGTIVGSAAFNMFVIIGVCVWVIPDGEVRKIKHLRVFFITASWSIFAYIWLYLILAVISPGIVEVWEALVTLFFFPVCVLMAWIADRRLLFYKYLHKRYRADKRHGIIVEMEGELAPRGIDAIMGEKYQNNTTSINIEKTKEPEQEREEVIRMLKELREKHPDKDLDQLIEMANYASMQKQHKSRAFYRVQATRMMIGAGNVLKKHAAAEQAKRVTGDSTENDLATCSQIAFEQAQYQCSENCGNVSLWVCLQGGTGTRTFHVDYRTENGSASSGADYEYCEGTIVFQPGETRKEIKVGIIDDDVFEEDEHFFVRLSNLREGEDGTNTDGARLVEPLVTTVTILDDDHAGVFAFGQRELCVGECSGVVEVPVNRTSGMRGTVTIPYHTEDGSARQGVDYEHTQGELEFTNEQTSKTLQVRIINMQEYEKRENFYIVLEEPKWLKRGISGLYLLLNQATPGPEVEDARRIAEKGKPILGEHSRLEVIIEESMAFKNTVDRLLKDTNLAEVIGTHSWREQFIEAITVSAGEGDEEGGEPQQPSCCDYFMHVVTVFWKILFAFVPPTEYCNGWACFVVSIVVIGMLTAVIGDLASHFGCTVGLRDTVTAVVFVALGTSIPDTFASKVAAQQDQYADASVGNVTGSNAVNVFLGIGVAWSISAIYWEVKGQVFYVDPGSLAFSVTLFTIFAFINMGVLMLRRRPSVGGELGGPKTLKVLTSMLFLGLWFLYIMFSSLEAYCHITGF is encoded by the exons ATGGCTCCTCCTCTACTCCTCCACcttttcctccttctcctcttcTCTCCACAGGTGTGTTTGGGCGGCAGTGCTCGAGGGAACAGCAGCAGTAGTACAGATGCCCCCAAGAAACCTTGTTCTGATAAAGTCACATGTCAACCAGGGATTCTACTTCCTGTGTGGCTTCCACATGATCCCCCACTGGCAATGCAGGCAATAAGAGCAGTGATCTATTTCACATGTCTTCTCTACATGTTCCTGGGTGTGTCTATCATTGCTGACCGTTTCATGGCTGCCATCGAGGTCATCACTTCACAG GAGAAGGAGGTGACTGTGACAGGTGCAAATGGAGAGAAGACAGTAATGACAGTAAGAATCTGGAATGAAACTGTCTCCAACCTCACACTCATGGCTTTGGGTTCATCAGCCCCTGAGATCCTACTGTCTGTAATAGAG GTGTGTGGACATGGTTTTGAGTCCGGAGAACTGGGTCCTGGCACTATAGTGGGCAGTGCTGCATTTAACATGTTCGTGATAatcggagtgtgtgtgtgggtgatACCTGATGGAGAGGTGAGGAAGATTAAACACCTCAGAGTCTTCTTCATTACTGCATCCTGGAGCATCTTCGCCTACATCTGGCTCTACCTCATCCTGGCAGTCATAAGCCCTGGCATTgtagag gtctgGGAGGCTCTGGTCACTCTGTTCTTCTTCCCTGTGTGTGTCTTAATGGCGTGGATCGCTGACCGGCGCCTGCTCTTTTACAAGTACTTGCACAAACGTTACCGTGCTGATAAACGTCATGGTATCATTGTGGAGATGGAGGGTGAGCTAGCACCCAGAGGCATTGATGCCATCATGggtgaaaaatatcaaaacaacaCCACCAGCATTAATATTGAGAAAACCAAAGAACCCGAACAGGAGAGAGAGGAG GTGATCCGTATGCTGAAGGAACTAAGAGAGAAGCATCCGGACAAAGACCTGGATCAGCTGATTGAAATGGCAAACTATGCCTCCATGCAGAAACAGCATAAGAGCCGGGCATTTTACCGTGTGCAGGCAACACGCATGATGATCGGGGCTGGGAACGTACTGAAGAAACATGCCGCAGCTGAACAGGCAAAGAGAGTCACTGGAGATTCGACTGAGAATGACCTGGCCACCTGTTCTCAGATCGCTTTTGAGCAGGCCCAGTATCAGTGCAGTGAGAACTGTGGGAATGTGAGTCTATGGGTCTGTTTACAGGGGGGAACTGGAACCAGAACCTTCCACGTCGATTACAGGACAGAGAATGGGTCAGCTAGTTCTGGGGCAGATTATGAGTACTGTGAGGGAACGATCGTATTTCAGCCTGGAGAGACACGCAAGGAAATAAAG GTGGGCATTATTGATGATGATGTGTTCGAAGAAGACGAACACTTCTTTGTGCGTCTCTCAAACCTGCGAGAGGGAGAGGATGGGACCAACACTGATGGGGCACGACTGGTTGAACCCCTCGTAACCACGGTAACCATTCTGGACGATGACCATGCAGGAGTCTTCGCATTTGGTCAGCGGGAGCTCTGCGTGGGTGAATGTTCAGGTGTGGTTGAGGTGCCTGTGAACCGGACATCCGGTATGCGTGGGACCGTAACGATTCCGTATCACACAGAGGACGGTTCTGCTAGACAGGGTGTTGACTATGAGCACACACAAGGAGAGCTGGAGTTTACCAATGAGCAGACTAG TAAGACACTACAGGTGCGCATCATTAACATGCAGGAATATGAGAAGCGAGAAAATTTCTACATTGTACTTGAAGAACCCAAATGGCTCAAGAGAGGCATCTCAGGTCTGT ATTTGCTGTTGAATCAGG CCACTCCTGGTCCAGAAGTGGAGGATGCCAGACGTATAGCAGAGAAGGGGAAGCCCATTCTGGGAGAACACAGCAGGCTAGAGGTCATTATAGAGGAGAGCATGGCCTTTAAG AATACAGTAGACCGTCTTTTGAAGGATACCAATCTTGCTGAAGTAATTGGCACACACTCCTGGAGGGAACAGTTCATTGAGGCTATAACAGTCAGTGCAG gaGAAGGTGATGAGGAAGGAGGGGAGCCTCAGCAGCCTTCGTGCTGTGATTATTTCATGCATGTGGTTACAGTGTTCTGGAAGATTCTGTTTGCGTTCGTTCCACCTACAGAGTACTGTAATGGCTGGGCCTGCTTCGTTGTGTCCATTGTGGTCATTGGGATGCTAACTGCTGTCATCGGAGATTTGGCGTCTCATTTCGGCTGCACAGTGGGCCTCCGTGACACTGTCACTGCTGTAGTGTTTGTTGCATTAGGAACATCCATACCAG ATACATTTGCAAGCAAGGTCGCTGCTCAACAGGATCAGTATGCAGATGCTTCAGTTGGAAATGTAACCGGTAGCAACGCCGTTAATGTTTTCCTTGGGATTGGCGTGGCTTGGTCCATTTCAGCCATTTACTGGGAGGTCAAAGGTCAGGTGTTTTATGTAGACCCTGGCTCACTTGCATTCTCTGTTACACTCTTCACCATCTTCGCCTTCATTAACATGGGTGTGCTGATGCTACGGCGGCGGCCATCAGTGGGTGGAGAGCTGGGTGGCCCCAAAACGCTAAAGGTTCTGACTTCAATGTTGTTCCTCGGTTTGTGGTTTCTCTACATCATGTTCTCCAGCCTAGAGGCCTACTGTCACATCACTGGCTTCTGA
- the slc8a2a gene encoding sodium/calcium exchanger 2a isoform X8, with the protein MQAIRAVIYFTCLLYMFLGVSIIADRFMAAIEVITSQEKEVTVTGANGEKTVMTVRIWNETVSNLTLMALGSSAPEILLSVIEVCGHGFESGELGPGTIVGSAAFNMFVIIGVCVWVIPDGEVRKIKHLRVFFITASWSIFAYIWLYLILAVISPGIVEVWEALVTLFFFPVCVLMAWIADRRLLFYKYLHKRYRADKRHGIIVEMEGELAPRGIDAIMGEKYQNNTTSINIEKTKEPEQEREEVIRMLKELREKHPDKDLDQLIEMANYASMQKQHKSRAFYRVQATRMMIGAGNVLKKHAAAEQAKRVTGDSTENDLATCSQIAFEQAQYQCSENCGNVSLWVCLQGGTGTRTFHVDYRTENGSASSGADYEYCEGTIVFQPGETRKEIKVGIIDDDVFEEDEHFFVRLSNLREGEDGTNTDGARLVEPLVTTVTILDDDHAGVFAFGQRELCVGECSGVVEVPVNRTSGMRGTVTIPYHTEDGSARQGVDYEHTQGELEFTNEQTSKTLQVRIINMQEYEKRENFYIVLEEPKWLKRGISGLYLLLNQATPGPEVEDARRIAEKGKPILGEHSRLEVIIEESMAFKNTVDRLLKDTNLAEVIGTHSWREQFIEAITVSAGEGDEEGGEPQQPSCCDYFMHVVTVFWKILFAFVPPTEYCNGWACFVVSIVVIGMLTAVIGDLASHFGCTVGLRDTVTAVVFVALGTSIPDTFASKVAAQQDQYADASVGNVTGSNAVNVFLGIGVAWSISAIYWEVKGQVFYVDPGSLAFSVTLFTIFAFINMGVLMLRRRPSVGGELGGPKTLKVLTSMLFLGLWFLYIMFSSLEAYCHITGF; encoded by the exons ATGCAGGCAATAAGAGCAGTGATCTATTTCACATGTCTTCTCTACATGTTCCTGGGTGTGTCTATCATTGCTGACCGTTTCATGGCTGCCATCGAGGTCATCACTTCACAG GAGAAGGAGGTGACTGTGACAGGTGCAAATGGAGAGAAGACAGTAATGACAGTAAGAATCTGGAATGAAACTGTCTCCAACCTCACACTCATGGCTTTGGGTTCATCAGCCCCTGAGATCCTACTGTCTGTAATAGAG GTGTGTGGACATGGTTTTGAGTCCGGAGAACTGGGTCCTGGCACTATAGTGGGCAGTGCTGCATTTAACATGTTCGTGATAatcggagtgtgtgtgtgggtgatACCTGATGGAGAGGTGAGGAAGATTAAACACCTCAGAGTCTTCTTCATTACTGCATCCTGGAGCATCTTCGCCTACATCTGGCTCTACCTCATCCTGGCAGTCATAAGCCCTGGCATTgtagag gtctgGGAGGCTCTGGTCACTCTGTTCTTCTTCCCTGTGTGTGTCTTAATGGCGTGGATCGCTGACCGGCGCCTGCTCTTTTACAAGTACTTGCACAAACGTTACCGTGCTGATAAACGTCATGGTATCATTGTGGAGATGGAGGGTGAGCTAGCACCCAGAGGCATTGATGCCATCATGggtgaaaaatatcaaaacaacaCCACCAGCATTAATATTGAGAAAACCAAAGAACCCGAACAGGAGAGAGAGGAG GTGATCCGTATGCTGAAGGAACTAAGAGAGAAGCATCCGGACAAAGACCTGGATCAGCTGATTGAAATGGCAAACTATGCCTCCATGCAGAAACAGCATAAGAGCCGGGCATTTTACCGTGTGCAGGCAACACGCATGATGATCGGGGCTGGGAACGTACTGAAGAAACATGCCGCAGCTGAACAGGCAAAGAGAGTCACTGGAGATTCGACTGAGAATGACCTGGCCACCTGTTCTCAGATCGCTTTTGAGCAGGCCCAGTATCAGTGCAGTGAGAACTGTGGGAATGTGAGTCTATGGGTCTGTTTACAGGGGGGAACTGGAACCAGAACCTTCCACGTCGATTACAGGACAGAGAATGGGTCAGCTAGTTCTGGGGCAGATTATGAGTACTGTGAGGGAACGATCGTATTTCAGCCTGGAGAGACACGCAAGGAAATAAAG GTGGGCATTATTGATGATGATGTGTTCGAAGAAGACGAACACTTCTTTGTGCGTCTCTCAAACCTGCGAGAGGGAGAGGATGGGACCAACACTGATGGGGCACGACTGGTTGAACCCCTCGTAACCACGGTAACCATTCTGGACGATGACCATGCAGGAGTCTTCGCATTTGGTCAGCGGGAGCTCTGCGTGGGTGAATGTTCAGGTGTGGTTGAGGTGCCTGTGAACCGGACATCCGGTATGCGTGGGACCGTAACGATTCCGTATCACACAGAGGACGGTTCTGCTAGACAGGGTGTTGACTATGAGCACACACAAGGAGAGCTGGAGTTTACCAATGAGCAGACTAG TAAGACACTACAGGTGCGCATCATTAACATGCAGGAATATGAGAAGCGAGAAAATTTCTACATTGTACTTGAAGAACCCAAATGGCTCAAGAGAGGCATCTCAGGTCTGT ATTTGCTGTTGAATCAGG CCACTCCTGGTCCAGAAGTGGAGGATGCCAGACGTATAGCAGAGAAGGGGAAGCCCATTCTGGGAGAACACAGCAGGCTAGAGGTCATTATAGAGGAGAGCATGGCCTTTAAG AATACAGTAGACCGTCTTTTGAAGGATACCAATCTTGCTGAAGTAATTGGCACACACTCCTGGAGGGAACAGTTCATTGAGGCTATAACAGTCAGTGCAG gaGAAGGTGATGAGGAAGGAGGGGAGCCTCAGCAGCCTTCGTGCTGTGATTATTTCATGCATGTGGTTACAGTGTTCTGGAAGATTCTGTTTGCGTTCGTTCCACCTACAGAGTACTGTAATGGCTGGGCCTGCTTCGTTGTGTCCATTGTGGTCATTGGGATGCTAACTGCTGTCATCGGAGATTTGGCGTCTCATTTCGGCTGCACAGTGGGCCTCCGTGACACTGTCACTGCTGTAGTGTTTGTTGCATTAGGAACATCCATACCAG ATACATTTGCAAGCAAGGTCGCTGCTCAACAGGATCAGTATGCAGATGCTTCAGTTGGAAATGTAACCGGTAGCAACGCCGTTAATGTTTTCCTTGGGATTGGCGTGGCTTGGTCCATTTCAGCCATTTACTGGGAGGTCAAAGGTCAGGTGTTTTATGTAGACCCTGGCTCACTTGCATTCTCTGTTACACTCTTCACCATCTTCGCCTTCATTAACATGGGTGTGCTGATGCTACGGCGGCGGCCATCAGTGGGTGGAGAGCTGGGTGGCCCCAAAACGCTAAAGGTTCTGACTTCAATGTTGTTCCTCGGTTTGTGGTTTCTCTACATCATGTTCTCCAGCCTAGAGGCCTACTGTCACATCACTGGCTTCTGA
- the slc8a2a gene encoding sodium/calcium exchanger 2a isoform X7 yields MKFHTGMVCGHGFESGELGPGTIVGSAAFNMFVIIGVCVWVIPDGEVRKIKHLRVFFITASWSIFAYIWLYLILAVISPGIVEVWEALVTLFFFPVCVLMAWIADRRLLFYKYLHKRYRADKRHGIIVEMEGELAPRGIDAIMGEKYQNNTTSINIEKTKEPEQEREEVIRMLKELREKHPDKDLDQLIEMANYASMQKQHKSRAFYRVQATRMMIGAGNVLKKHAAAEQAKRVTGDSTENDLATCSQIAFEQAQYQCSENCGNVSLWVCLQGGTGTRTFHVDYRTENGSASSGADYEYCEGTIVFQPGETRKEIKVGIIDDDVFEEDEHFFVRLSNLREGEDGTNTDGARLVEPLVTTVTILDDDHAGVFAFGQRELCVGECSGVVEVPVNRTSGMRGTVTIPYHTEDGSARQGVDYEHTQGELEFTNEQTSKTLQVRIINMQEYEKRENFYIVLEEPKWLKRGISGLYLLLNQATPGPEVEDARRIAEKGKPILGEHSRLEVIIEESMAFKNTVDRLLKDTNLAEVIGTHSWREQFIEAITVSAGEGDEEGGEPQQPSCCDYFMHVVTVFWKILFAFVPPTEYCNGWACFVVSIVVIGMLTAVIGDLASHFGCTVGLRDTVTAVVFVALGTSIPDTFASKVAAQQDQYADASVGNVTGSNAVNVFLGIGVAWSISAIYWEVKGQVFYVDPGSLAFSVTLFTIFAFINMGVLMLRRRPSVGGELGGPKTLKVLTSMLFLGLWFLYIMFSSLEAYCHITGF; encoded by the exons ATGAAGTTTCACACTGGAATG GTGTGTGGACATGGTTTTGAGTCCGGAGAACTGGGTCCTGGCACTATAGTGGGCAGTGCTGCATTTAACATGTTCGTGATAatcggagtgtgtgtgtgggtgatACCTGATGGAGAGGTGAGGAAGATTAAACACCTCAGAGTCTTCTTCATTACTGCATCCTGGAGCATCTTCGCCTACATCTGGCTCTACCTCATCCTGGCAGTCATAAGCCCTGGCATTgtagag gtctgGGAGGCTCTGGTCACTCTGTTCTTCTTCCCTGTGTGTGTCTTAATGGCGTGGATCGCTGACCGGCGCCTGCTCTTTTACAAGTACTTGCACAAACGTTACCGTGCTGATAAACGTCATGGTATCATTGTGGAGATGGAGGGTGAGCTAGCACCCAGAGGCATTGATGCCATCATGggtgaaaaatatcaaaacaacaCCACCAGCATTAATATTGAGAAAACCAAAGAACCCGAACAGGAGAGAGAGGAG GTGATCCGTATGCTGAAGGAACTAAGAGAGAAGCATCCGGACAAAGACCTGGATCAGCTGATTGAAATGGCAAACTATGCCTCCATGCAGAAACAGCATAAGAGCCGGGCATTTTACCGTGTGCAGGCAACACGCATGATGATCGGGGCTGGGAACGTACTGAAGAAACATGCCGCAGCTGAACAGGCAAAGAGAGTCACTGGAGATTCGACTGAGAATGACCTGGCCACCTGTTCTCAGATCGCTTTTGAGCAGGCCCAGTATCAGTGCAGTGAGAACTGTGGGAATGTGAGTCTATGGGTCTGTTTACAGGGGGGAACTGGAACCAGAACCTTCCACGTCGATTACAGGACAGAGAATGGGTCAGCTAGTTCTGGGGCAGATTATGAGTACTGTGAGGGAACGATCGTATTTCAGCCTGGAGAGACACGCAAGGAAATAAAG GTGGGCATTATTGATGATGATGTGTTCGAAGAAGACGAACACTTCTTTGTGCGTCTCTCAAACCTGCGAGAGGGAGAGGATGGGACCAACACTGATGGGGCACGACTGGTTGAACCCCTCGTAACCACGGTAACCATTCTGGACGATGACCATGCAGGAGTCTTCGCATTTGGTCAGCGGGAGCTCTGCGTGGGTGAATGTTCAGGTGTGGTTGAGGTGCCTGTGAACCGGACATCCGGTATGCGTGGGACCGTAACGATTCCGTATCACACAGAGGACGGTTCTGCTAGACAGGGTGTTGACTATGAGCACACACAAGGAGAGCTGGAGTTTACCAATGAGCAGACTAG TAAGACACTACAGGTGCGCATCATTAACATGCAGGAATATGAGAAGCGAGAAAATTTCTACATTGTACTTGAAGAACCCAAATGGCTCAAGAGAGGCATCTCAGGTCTGT ATTTGCTGTTGAATCAGG CCACTCCTGGTCCAGAAGTGGAGGATGCCAGACGTATAGCAGAGAAGGGGAAGCCCATTCTGGGAGAACACAGCAGGCTAGAGGTCATTATAGAGGAGAGCATGGCCTTTAAG AATACAGTAGACCGTCTTTTGAAGGATACCAATCTTGCTGAAGTAATTGGCACACACTCCTGGAGGGAACAGTTCATTGAGGCTATAACAGTCAGTGCAG gaGAAGGTGATGAGGAAGGAGGGGAGCCTCAGCAGCCTTCGTGCTGTGATTATTTCATGCATGTGGTTACAGTGTTCTGGAAGATTCTGTTTGCGTTCGTTCCACCTACAGAGTACTGTAATGGCTGGGCCTGCTTCGTTGTGTCCATTGTGGTCATTGGGATGCTAACTGCTGTCATCGGAGATTTGGCGTCTCATTTCGGCTGCACAGTGGGCCTCCGTGACACTGTCACTGCTGTAGTGTTTGTTGCATTAGGAACATCCATACCAG ATACATTTGCAAGCAAGGTCGCTGCTCAACAGGATCAGTATGCAGATGCTTCAGTTGGAAATGTAACCGGTAGCAACGCCGTTAATGTTTTCCTTGGGATTGGCGTGGCTTGGTCCATTTCAGCCATTTACTGGGAGGTCAAAGGTCAGGTGTTTTATGTAGACCCTGGCTCACTTGCATTCTCTGTTACACTCTTCACCATCTTCGCCTTCATTAACATGGGTGTGCTGATGCTACGGCGGCGGCCATCAGTGGGTGGAGAGCTGGGTGGCCCCAAAACGCTAAAGGTTCTGACTTCAATGTTGTTCCTCGGTTTGTGGTTTCTCTACATCATGTTCTCCAGCCTAGAGGCCTACTGTCACATCACTGGCTTCTGA